CACTGCTGGCTAAAtctgcctttctctttctcttcttcctcttcagttCCCCCTCCTCGTCCTGGTTGTTCATGCCATCAGCCACGCCCTCCTCTTTCAGCTCCACTGCAGCCGCcttcctcttccccttttttgtcattttattctttccttcctttttcccACTCTCCTCTTCATCCTTCCCTTCACCAACATTGACAGTGTCAGAGCCATTTTCCTCCATAACGGTagccttctctctcttcttctttttctctgattTCACACAGTTGTCTTCAGGCTCTTTCAGGTCTCCTTCGCCTGTGCTGGAAACAGACTCAGAGGCcactcccttttttttcctctttttcattgTCTTCACTCCATTCTCACCAGCATCAGCGGCAGCATCaacaggggtggggggcgaATCTGCTTCAGAAACAGGAATCTTCTTTTCATGcaccttctctttctttttctcatctttTGATGCTTCATCCCCACCTACATCAGCATCTGCTTCGGGCTCAGGAGccatctcttttcctttcttcgtcttcttcttctctttcttcgGTTTTTGCTTTCCGTTCTCACCCGCTTCACCTTCACCGGTACTGATGCCTGGCGCGCCACTTTCTTCTGCACTGAcacctttctttctccttttcttctcttttcccttctcttccGCTTCCCTCGTCTCCCCCCCATCAGCTTCAACATCAATATTCCCtgcttccttctttttcttttttttgggagTCTTCTCTTCCACACCCTCCTCCACCATCTTGTCTCCATCACAACTCACCTGTACTGCATTGTTTGCCTCTGCACCCTCAgcctctctgttctcttctgtAACTCTGGTCCCatcaccttttttctttttcttcttccactTCTCTCCGCTCTGCTCACTACCCTCAGCAGTCACAGAGGCACTTGATTCCTTCTTCCGTTTACCCTTGCCTTTCTTTCCAGCTTTCTCTGCTCCGCCATTGATACTGATGTCAGCCACACCACTGTCTGGCTCCTGCTCTCCGTCGTCTTGAGcctctgctttcctcttcttctttttcttaacCTTAACCTCTGCAACCATCTCCTCCTTGCCAACACTGACGTCCCCATCGTGCGTGACGTCATTCGTAACTTCAGCAGTTGCTGCTTTCGTCTTcttcttgtctttcttgcctTCCGTTTCAGTTAGGCCTTCGTCCCCTGGCAcccgtttcttttttttctttgtcgtCTTCTCCTCCGCCATGTCAGCGTCCGGCTGCACGATCTACGGTACAGGGAACCCACAGTGAAACAAGCTAGTTACATCGATCAAGCTGCAAAGCATGCACTATAAAGCATGCACTGTTCATAAGGATATGTGTCATGACGTCAACTTTTGCAGCGATTGTGTGAACATGTGAACAGCTGAACTGAAGAGTTAGCGACAAATCAGAGAACATCACATTCTCAAAAAGACTGGTTACTTAGCCAGGCTAGAGACATTTAGTTGTTTTGGCCTCCACGCAGCGTGCAGCAAGTTAACACCCTCATACACCTAAAATTTCTTCCTCCAATGCATGTAACTAACACCCTAtacttgaagaaaaaaaagtgtaccTGCAAACGTTAAGCTTACTAGCAAGATGTGAGCTAACTAGCTGTGCTTGTCGAAACAATGGATTGCAAAGCCTGGGTAAACAACTAAAGCCAGTTATCACATCATTTGCGGCTATGTCAGGAtagcaatattacattacattacatgtattcaaTAAACGCTCTTTTCCATCGAGTTCTAGCGCAAGAGAACACTAGCGCATCCACCAGAattatatttgttaaaaagtgtATCGCGCAAAAGGTTACTGTTTAACACAGTGTCAGAAGATCGAATCTGACAATAATGTTGAATGTTTACCTCCTTTTCCGAACGATCTCTTACTTTCACGTGCAGACACAGGGCACGCTTCGTCGTAACCCGGAAATGATTATACTTACACTTCCTTAGAAACTCAAGGGGCGGCTGGAGTCCATAGCTACCTCTTTAAGAtaccaaaaaaattaattgaaattgaaaatcaGACGGTGATGATGTGCAACGCTAATAAATAATTTCCACACTATACTAATCACTTTTTGTCATTGGATGTGTTTGGGACACGCGTGTTTGCCTGCAGTGCCCGGTCTTTAATACTGGAGATTGCTAAAGTAGCTGTGGTAACTTCACCACATTACAGCACTGTCTAACCAgccaaataaactgaaatatttttcttaatatgAAATCTTGTCgaattaagttaaaaaaaaaaaaaccattctGTCAGTCcgtgttttgtatattttggaCAGTTCTACTCCCCCTTTTTGCTTCACAGCTGACTACTGAATGAGTTCAACCCTCTCACCTTGCACAGTTGGGGGTACTCTGGgttacagcaacaacaacatatgtgcgcacgcacgcacgcacgcacacacacacttgggcACCTGGTCTGTACAGTCCTGCAGCTCAGAACCAGGTTGCCATTGTCCCACAATGACCAGGAGTCTGTTACAGAGCACAACTGCTTTTGATGAGGTGCCTGTGAGGTGTTTGGATAAAATCGGTGGAATTCCACCATCCATTTTCCAGCTGCTTTAATGTTGCACTGTCATGTGATTTGCTGAGTGAAAAATATCACGTGTGCCAGTAGCTTGCATTTTTTGTACCTTTAGAGACATGTTTCAGTGTGGCTGGTGAGGTGGTTATGTTACACCATATGATTTTCACATTTGGCTCACTGTGAAAAGCTCCTGCTATCCTCTCCTGCGTTTGTTGGGTACAGAGGTAACTTACCGGAGTTTGGTGGAGTTTCTGACTCAGCGCTGCTTCACAATAGCACCTGGCCAAGATTTGAACCCTCATCCCCCTGTCTCAGTCATACCTCCACACTACAGCCAGAGCCACACGCTGGTGCTTGCCTGCAGATTTTGTAACAGTTTGATGAGCAGCTGAGGCATAAAACAGAGGCTGAAAAACAACTCTCTACTACCTCCATTTCCGGCAGGTTCTCATATTATTGCAGTTATGTTCATGGCGAcacaatgtgtgtatgtgtacaatatttgtatttctatgtttatgtgtgtacatgggtatgttttgtgtatgcgtgtgtttgtatgtgcgggtgtgtgcatatttgtgcttgcaagtgtctatgtgtgtatgtgtgtgtgtgtgtgtgtgtgtgtttgtgagtcttTCCATATACATCTTCCCCATATATATGATGAACACATGGTTGcatctcttgtttttttttatgcgGCATCGGAAGATGAGTGGGTGCAATCAGTAGTCTTCGAATAACGGCTGTGAAAGGAATCACGTTGCAAAGCCCCTGGCGGTACCGTGCCATGTAGTCTAACATGATCACTCTATTATTGAtatgattttaattttcctCTTCCTGCGTGGGTAAATCTGAAGTGCTCCCATGCTAAATATAGACAAGCACCAGAGGCCAGAGTAGCAACCGGCTGCTGTGGCAGGGGACTGGGAAAGCATGCGCAACGCGCAATGTCTTCCTGATTAAGCCATCATCGTTAATGAGATTCTGAGCATTCTCCACAGCGctaattcaaaaacaaaacattttcccgTCATCCCATTGGATAAGACTCACAATGTAGAGGAAAAAAGCTAGTTTATTTTAGGGTGCCTTGATGGTGGTTGGTCACTTTGTTAATTacaggaaatgagagagatGCTTTTAGGGGAGGAAGGGATACATGTAGTTTATgtgggtttattttttgttttttgtttcctacTGTAGGGGGCAGTAGTGACCTTATGTCACAGCCCTGTGCCTGTTTTATACGAACACACCGCATTGTTCTGGGGTCTTATCAAGGCTTGgctggggttgtgtgtgtgtgtgtgtgtgtgtgtgtgtggggggggggggggggggggggcactggtTTTCTCCAGAGACAGGCTGGCAGTATAGCTCACAGCTGCCCTGAGCCGAGACAAGGACAGGCCATTAGAATTTGGTTGCACAGCGGATGCCCTTACCCAGGGTGATCTTCATACAGCAGCACAAccttacatattatctatttatacagctggatattttactgaggtaatccacagcagcagtgccccaccagggattTAGAGGTGAAACTGTCTGGTTTCAAGCCCATGTTCCTAGTAACTGCAGTATGCTGTGGCCTACGGGGAGTAGTCAGGTGCAAATGACAGGCCAGCGCTGATGTGTAGTTGTGGCAATGcgagtatgtgtatgtgcgtgtgtgtgcctatgtgtctgtgtgggtctgtgtatgtgacagaGAATGATTGCTATTGCCTTCCccctttccctgtctttctctatctcctctcttctccttctcatCAGCAGTATTATGTAAGCACACTGATGTAGCCCTGACTGCAAAAACAAGCATTCATGatgggagtgtttttttttttaatcaggggatgggggggcgggggggcggggggggggggggggtaatgacATCCCTCCCCTTTTGGCAGCTTTGTGATTCAGGCTTTAATCTGAGACACAAACATGTGGGTGTACAGTATTATAATTTGTGAACCTGAAGCATGGTGAGGATAATGTTTTGCAGTTGTGtcgggtggtgggggggggaacCTTCTTGTTTGCACCTGACACAAGGGCGGGGGTTTACATGCGACCATTTTTGAGGACTGAAGATGAGAGAAGCAGTACAGCATGGTGTGCATAATGCACTCCTGTTAAGACCAGGCTGAATTTGAAGTGGAGATACATCAACGCATATGGTCAGGGTTCCCATCTCCCTTTTACtctgtttaaatataaatacattaatattaatatataaataaaacataaatacataaattactGATTTCCCACTCATGATTAAAGCTGTTGCATGGAGGCAGTACCCAGTGCACGTTTCACCCCCAGgtgttttacaatgtttttttgcatCCTCTTTGCAGTTAAATTTCCCAACCCTGTTGAATGCACTtattgtaaatcactctggataagagcatctgccaaatgaatacaggtaaaTGTTTTCAGATCTGGATGGTGAGAGGCTCTGCCAGCTCTGTGACTTCACAGTTACTGCCTGCCATCCAGTAGGCAGGCTCGTATGGCTAAGAAGCCATATTCATAGATTGTGAGGGGTGAGTAGATTTCAACCCCAAACAGGGTAAAAATGCACAAGTGGAAAGGCTAGGTGCTCAAACTGGAGCAAAGCCACATGTTGAGAGTGGGGGGGGCATTATGGAGAACATCATTGACTGTATGGAGTTcaacttaaatgaaaataacagttGAAATCTGACAGCGATCTGAGAGGCGTGTTAGGTTTGAAGTAGGCTGTGAGCAGCAGGAAAACCAGGGGCGCCGAGGTTTCGGAAGTCCTGATCAGGGACATTAGGATGAGGTGGGTCTCGTGCGAGGAGGGAGGATATGGGAGTAGCGT
This genomic stretch from Megalops cyprinoides isolate fMegCyp1 chromosome 1, fMegCyp1.pri, whole genome shotgun sequence harbors:
- the knop1 gene encoding lysine-rich nucleolar protein 1 isoform X2, producing the protein MAEEKTTKKKKKRVPGDEGLTETEGKKDKKKTKAATAEVTNDVTHDGDVSVGKEEMVAEVKVKKKKKRKAEAQDDGEQEPDSGVADISINGGAEKAGKKGKGKRKKESSASVTAEGSEQSGEKWKKKKKKGDGTRVTEENREAEGAEANNAVQVSCDGDKMVEEGVEEKTPKKKKKKEAGNIDVEADGGETREAEEKGKEKKRRKKGVSAEESGAPGISTGEGEAGENGKQKPKKEKKKTKKGKEMAPEPEADADVGGDEASKDEKKKEKVHEKKIPVSEADSPPTPVDAAADAGENGVKTMKKRKKKGVASESVSSTGEGDLKEPEDNCVKSEKKKKREKATVMEENGSDTVNVGEGKDEEESGKKEGKNKMTKKGKRKAAAVELKEEGVADGMNNQDEEGELKRKKRKRKADLASSEEQADGQETTAPEGGKAEENTEAGNEEKKRKKKKKAKQDEGVGEGDESSDKKGSKKTGVEEGESDGTPALNGAKGRRKKKSSADGVNGQREKDSGEGEEATEEKASQKKKKKGDGKGEDGEAARAPRKRKKQSEDIPTGEEKKIKQEKTEVEEEQARRQELQKEIDNESRPKDSNSSPNLGQWGTAHFESASQQQKFLRLMGGFKKGSQAAGASGGQANMALGKEGQQRLQQGLLGEFERAQSRRMDFQNRGAGLGFSAPSNKKFSIDANACHSIRFDD
- the knop1 gene encoding lysine-rich nucleolar protein 1 isoform X1, whose protein sequence is MAEEKTTKKKKKRVPGDEGLTETEGKKDKKKTKAATAEVTNDVTHDGDVSVGKEEMVAEVKVKKKKKRKAEAQDDGEQEPDSGVADISINGGAEKAGKKGKGKRKKESSASVTAEGSEQSGEKWKKKKKKGDGTRVTEENREAEGAEANNAVQVSCDGDKMVEEGVEEKTPKKKKKKEAGNIDVEADGGETREAEEKGKEKKRRKKGVSAEESGAPGISTGEGEAGENGKQKPKKEKKKTKKGKEMAPEPEADADVGGDEASKDEKKKEKVHEKKIPVSEADSPPTPVDAAADAGENGVKTMKKRKKKGVASESVSSTGEGDLKEPEDNCVKSEKKKKREKATVMEENGSDTVNVGEGKDEEESGKKEGKNKMTKKGKRKAAAVELKEEGVADGMNNQDEEGELKRKKRKRKADLASSEEQADGQETTAPEGGKAEENTEAGNEEKKRKKKKKAKQDEGVGEGDESSDKKGSKKTGVEEGESDGTPALNGAKGRRKKKSSADGVNGQREKDSGEGEEATEEKASQKKKKKGDGKGEDGEAARAPRKRKKQSEDIPTGEEKKIKQEKTEVEEEQVDVVFVSEKIGNKDEVRINQARRQELQKEIDNESRPKDSNSSPNLGQWGTAHFESASQQQKFLRLMGGFKKGSQAAGASGGQANMALGKEGQQRLQQGLLGEFERAQSRRMDFQNRGAGLGFSAPSNKKFSIDANACHSIRFDD